The proteins below are encoded in one region of Leptotrichia sp. oral taxon 218:
- a CDS encoding autotransporter-associated N-terminal domain-containing protein → MTNNLRKIKKDLCSFAKRCQEFRYTDSALITFLITGTVNISNNLFSNETNTTIEEQKQVISTSIKDIHQKVQETRKENNKLLKKTNLELIQLMEQGDHVVKSPWSNWQFGINGFSSNWGGTFKGKGDKSEKYSYEGVYERSNNLFERNTSPLSKNYGNLALSRNRRMASSNERNGLRSTYGLISNTPTQEPLLEINVDASIRPKTVQIDIPDLGIKAPQLNALSVNGVEPKAITVPAPKTPEKEINIVQPSAEPFTGFFFNGTANAVNVGSSNMVLYSGVNSDDIKAGRQPDQIRPALETGALDKNNNLAELATINQRPTNILYRNNPNLNNLTFHVRGYFGDGSDGYTDAGSGHAGGSDSTGGPTLGTIGVHTLQNGTVSNVTANLYGRAGFLTSETWRHGKVTMHNTNVNVYGKDNTVYYIMPAAFKTISKYTDSNYHLGAIQGETNVKMYGTGNTVYLSSGISAARLIRNTGKMELEGASNIVYSSFSYAPTWEVGVYGGKAGKMNSLIQFSQDVELYGDENVVLFFGSKIGGSPKSWEATDRNQESSAGYLRKASYIGIYQGELDIKARVGGQLAINPTAATQTASGQLVEDLTNPTAPKYKGYTDKTVDGGVGLYVMSGQRKGIDVLKDMGVPVSVTPTLDDLKLDPIHNLEVGKLDINFGKYSKNGFMMIAKEGSVIDVGKATHQYYVTNLSTSITDGVNGDATTEADASTGTTIAYAEGTWDQAKHQLGSKQTDVDQNDADAAAINGNPALRKNVGDPSATSTASMLQGLPSEVNVYPNVVLASKEGIAYMGDNKGIVNAGTQANPTTTEAVNYKSIIGFARDEGIVNIHGNIEAIDKNATQNKFENIAGLATKTATGTSGGTVNIEDGSIKISGMAGFASGTGSVVNINNGLNNKIQTGENGALAAVDGGKVDFSGGTIYQEDKATTSDVVAAGSTTVDHAKSTPFYADNSSKIEFKGTTTINMADGILMPGTDATNYDGGNTSATAKYLGMNYVTVNLTGDNAILRTYTGDTTNWTGGTTGTTNIKNDMQLAALNTNNHDYKIYYIDGIFNLNNNQNLDDNNDEFNKNLGLSNEKFTIANGVTVSSATGKGLSMASHDGVATNATTGYTNNGTVDITGGTASKTAAISTSFGYVDNKGTINVDKGIGAYGVNGSSLTNNNAINITSSGVGMAGFASASKLKTYGTDDKISNGILLAADKVLEITNNGTITVAGNGSIGLYGNTNDIAGTGLVLTSNGVISNNGKIVMTGDSGVGIVSEGAGNTVNLGGTGSSDILVGKSGIGVYAGGTKSEVNFTSNTGVEIKDKGVGISVSSGSVINPNGNKFEIKYTGSANASGAGIFYDSTATNITDVDIVNTSSDKGIVGIYATKGTLANAAAITDKSGKAYGIYSDGADVINSGILTMKDKGKGILSTNGNVTLTNNSVITLGENEAIGVYTKGTGNLIKADAGSKMTIGNGSYGFINEGSGNTIISDATVSPAGDNTVFVFSRDTSGNVINNTPLTSTGSLNYGLYSAGNVVNKADINYSSGIGNVGIYSIYGGTAVNSGTARIAVGASSVGNTNPADNYYAIGMAAGYVGDAVKPAYSGNVVNEGIIDVNGEHSIGMYGTERGTTVTNNGTINLNASNTTGMYLDNGAYGINNGIIRSNGTGLRRLVGMVVKNGSTIENNGIIQIDAIDAVGLLAKGNSAGKNVGIIKNYGTLNITGSGSENSVVPAEGQDLAKDMGGVKIHAPAGSQTATITVNGVPVIPELASTTAKEFKPMEVSTIGMYIDTSNKRFTVPVTGLTQLSTLKQADLIIGNEAAQNTTGKYIQVSKKILAPYNQMILNNPQIEKWSIYSGSLTWMASVAQNQTDGTIENAYMAKIPYTEWAGTDKSPVNKTDSYNFADGLEQRYGIEALGSRENQLFQKLNGIGNNEEVLLYQAMDEMMGHQYGNIQQRINATGNTLDKEFNHLQKNWQNPSKQNNKIKVFGMRDQYKTDTAGIIDYTNNAYGVAYVHENETVKLGNSSGWYAGAVTNRFKFKDIGHSSEDQTMLKAGVFKTMSPKKDYNGALQWTIGGDVFAGINNMKRKFLVVDDVFEAKSNYNSYGAVLKTDLGYDIRMSERTHLRPYGMLKMEYGRFNSIKEDSGQMRLEVKGNDYFSVKPEAGVEFKYVQPLAVRTNLTVGLTAAYENELGKIGDVNNEARVRYTNADWFGIRGEKEDRRGNGKFDLNIGVDNTRFGVTVNAGYDTKGSNVRGGIGFRAIY, encoded by the coding sequence ATGACGAATAATTTAAGAAAAATAAAAAAAGATCTATGTTCATTTGCAAAAAGATGTCAAGAATTTAGGTATACTGATTCAGCGCTTATAACATTTTTAATAACAGGAACGGTAAACATTTCAAATAACCTATTTTCTAATGAGACAAATACAACAATTGAAGAGCAAAAGCAAGTAATTTCTACATCAATTAAAGATATACATCAAAAAGTTCAAGAAACTCGAAAGGAAAATAACAAACTTTTGAAAAAGACAAATTTAGAATTAATTCAGCTTATGGAACAGGGGGATCATGTTGTAAAATCTCCTTGGAGCAATTGGCAATTTGGGATTAACGGATTTTCTAGTAACTGGGGTGGAACTTTTAAAGGAAAAGGAGATAAATCTGAAAAGTATTCTTACGAAGGCGTTTATGAAAGAAGTAACAATCTATTTGAGAGAAATACTTCACCATTGAGTAAAAATTATGGAAATTTGGCATTAAGCAGAAATAGAAGAATGGCTTCATCAAATGAAAGAAATGGGCTTCGATCGACTTACGGGCTTATAAGCAATACTCCGACACAAGAGCCGCTTTTGGAAATTAATGTTGATGCTTCGATAAGACCGAAGACAGTACAAATAGATATTCCTGATTTAGGAATAAAAGCACCGCAATTAAATGCTCTATCAGTAAATGGAGTTGAACCAAAGGCAATAACAGTACCAGCTCCAAAAACACCTGAAAAAGAAATAAATATTGTTCAGCCAAGTGCAGAGCCATTTACTGGTTTCTTTTTTAATGGTACTGCCAATGCTGTAAATGTTGGAAGCAGTAATATGGTTCTCTATTCAGGTGTAAATTCAGATGATATAAAAGCAGGGAGACAACCAGATCAAATAAGGCCTGCTTTAGAAACAGGAGCTTTAGATAAAAATAATAATTTAGCAGAACTTGCCACTATTAATCAACGTCCAACAAATATTTTATATAGAAATAACCCTAATTTAAATAATTTAACTTTTCATGTTAGAGGATATTTTGGAGATGGTTCTGATGGATATACAGATGCAGGATCAGGACATGCTGGTGGTTCTGATTCAACTGGAGGACCTACTTTAGGGACAATAGGAGTTCACACATTGCAAAATGGTACAGTTTCTAATGTAACTGCTAATTTATATGGAAGAGCAGGATTTTTAACTTCAGAAACTTGGAGACATGGAAAAGTTACGATGCATAATACAAATGTAAATGTGTATGGAAAAGACAATACTGTTTACTATATAATGCCAGCGGCTTTTAAAACTATTTCTAAATATACAGATTCTAACTATCACCTTGGAGCGATACAAGGGGAAACAAATGTAAAAATGTATGGAACAGGGAATACTGTGTATCTATCATCAGGAATTTCAGCAGCAAGATTGATAAGAAACACAGGAAAAATGGAGTTAGAAGGAGCTTCAAATATTGTTTATTCTAGTTTTTCTTATGCACCAACTTGGGAAGTTGGAGTTTATGGGGGAAAAGCAGGAAAGATGAACTCATTAATTCAATTTTCACAGGATGTAGAACTTTATGGAGATGAAAACGTAGTTTTATTCTTTGGAAGTAAAATTGGAGGAAGTCCAAAATCCTGGGAAGCAACTGATAGAAATCAGGAATCAAGTGCCGGTTATTTGAGAAAAGCTTCATATATAGGGATTTATCAGGGAGAACTTGATATAAAGGCTAGAGTAGGAGGACAGTTAGCTATAAACCCTACTGCTGCAACTCAAACAGCCAGTGGACAGTTAGTTGAAGATTTAACTAATCCGACAGCACCTAAATATAAAGGATATACAGATAAAACAGTTGACGGTGGAGTAGGACTATATGTAATGTCTGGACAAAGAAAAGGAATAGATGTACTTAAAGATATGGGAGTTCCTGTTTCAGTTACTCCAACTTTAGATGACTTAAAACTTGATCCTATCCATAACTTAGAAGTTGGGAAGTTGGATATTAATTTTGGAAAATACTCTAAAAATGGATTTATGATGATAGCAAAAGAAGGAAGTGTTATTGATGTTGGAAAAGCTACTCATCAATATTATGTAACTAATCTGAGTACATCAATTACAGATGGTGTAAATGGAGATGCAACAACAGAAGCTGATGCATCGACAGGAACAACAATAGCTTATGCAGAAGGAACTTGGGATCAGGCTAAACATCAGTTAGGTTCTAAACAAACAGATGTTGATCAAAATGATGCAGATGCAGCGGCTATAAATGGAAATCCTGCATTAAGGAAAAATGTTGGAGATCCAAGTGCAACTTCAACAGCTTCTATGTTACAGGGATTACCTTCTGAAGTAAATGTCTATCCTAATGTGGTATTGGCTTCAAAAGAAGGAATAGCCTATATGGGTGACAATAAAGGTATTGTAAATGCAGGAACACAGGCAAATCCTACAACTACAGAAGCAGTAAATTACAAATCAATAATTGGATTTGCACGAGATGAAGGAATTGTTAATATTCATGGAAATATTGAAGCAATAGATAAAAATGCTACTCAGAATAAATTTGAGAATATTGCAGGTCTAGCTACAAAAACGGCAACTGGAACATCTGGGGGAACTGTTAATATAGAAGATGGAAGTATTAAAATAAGCGGTATGGCAGGATTTGCTTCGGGGACTGGTTCAGTTGTAAATATAAATAATGGTCTTAATAATAAGATTCAGACTGGAGAAAATGGAGCGTTGGCTGCGGTTGACGGTGGAAAGGTTGATTTTAGCGGTGGAACGATTTATCAAGAAGATAAGGCGACAACTTCGGATGTGGTGGCAGCTGGTTCGACAACTGTTGATCATGCAAAATCGACTCCATTTTATGCTGATAATTCTTCAAAAATTGAATTTAAAGGTACAACTACAATAAATATGGCAGACGGGATACTTATGCCAGGAACAGATGCAACTAATTATGATGGTGGAAATACTTCAGCTACGGCTAAATATCTTGGAATGAATTATGTAACTGTAAATTTAACAGGAGATAATGCGATACTTCGTACATATACTGGAGATACGACTAATTGGACTGGCGGTACGACAGGAACTACGAATATAAAAAACGATATGCAGCTTGCAGCATTGAATACAAATAATCATGATTATAAAATTTATTATATAGACGGAATATTTAATCTTAATAATAATCAAAATTTAGATGACAACAATGACGAATTTAACAAAAATTTAGGTCTTTCAAACGAAAAATTTACGATAGCAAATGGCGTGACTGTAAGTTCTGCAACTGGAAAAGGATTGTCAATGGCTTCTCATGATGGTGTTGCAACTAATGCAACTACAGGGTACACAAATAATGGAACTGTTGACATAACAGGAGGAACTGCTTCTAAAACTGCAGCAATATCTACAAGTTTTGGATATGTGGATAATAAAGGTACGATAAATGTTGATAAGGGAATTGGAGCTTATGGAGTAAATGGAAGTTCTCTTACGAATAATAATGCTATAAATATTACTTCGAGCGGTGTTGGTATGGCAGGATTTGCTTCTGCTTCAAAATTGAAAACTTATGGAACGGATGATAAAATTTCAAACGGAATATTACTAGCGGCTGACAAAGTTTTGGAAATAACTAATAATGGGACAATAACTGTTGCAGGTAATGGTTCGATTGGACTATATGGAAATACAAACGATATTGCAGGAACTGGATTAGTTTTAACATCAAATGGAGTTATTTCAAATAATGGCAAAATAGTGATGACTGGCGATAGCGGTGTTGGTATTGTGTCAGAAGGAGCTGGGAATACAGTTAATTTAGGGGGAACTGGAAGTTCTGATATTTTAGTAGGAAAAAGCGGAATTGGAGTTTATGCAGGTGGAACGAAGAGCGAAGTGAATTTTACTTCAAATACTGGAGTTGAAATTAAGGATAAAGGAGTAGGAATTTCAGTTTCAAGCGGTTCTGTTATAAATCCGAATGGAAATAAATTTGAAATAAAATATACAGGTTCAGCAAATGCTTCTGGAGCAGGTATTTTTTATGACAGCACGGCTACAAACATAACTGATGTGGATATAGTAAATACTAGCAGCGATAAAGGAATAGTTGGAATTTATGCAACAAAAGGAACTCTTGCAAATGCGGCTGCAATAACCGATAAGAGCGGAAAAGCCTATGGAATTTACTCTGATGGAGCAGATGTCATAAATAGCGGAATATTGACTATGAAGGACAAGGGTAAAGGAATACTTAGTACAAATGGAAATGTTACATTGACAAATAATTCTGTAATTACATTAGGAGAAAATGAAGCAATCGGTGTATATACAAAAGGAACTGGAAATCTGATAAAAGCCGATGCAGGTTCAAAAATGACAATTGGCAACGGTTCGTATGGATTTATCAATGAAGGATCTGGAAATACGATAATAAGTGATGCAACAGTTTCACCTGCTGGAGATAATACCGTTTTTGTATTTTCAAGAGATACATCTGGAAATGTAATCAACAACACTCCATTGACTTCAACTGGTTCACTAAATTATGGACTTTATTCAGCAGGAAATGTGGTAAATAAGGCTGATATTAATTATAGTTCAGGTATAGGAAATGTTGGAATTTACAGTATTTATGGAGGGACTGCCGTTAATAGCGGTACTGCTAGAATTGCGGTAGGAGCTTCGAGTGTTGGAAATACTAATCCAGCTGATAATTATTATGCGATAGGAATGGCTGCGGGATATGTTGGAGATGCCGTAAAGCCAGCATATTCTGGAAATGTGGTAAATGAAGGAATTATTGATGTTAATGGTGAACATAGTATTGGAATGTATGGAACGGAAAGAGGAACGACTGTAACAAATAATGGAACTATTAACCTTAATGCAAGTAACACGACTGGAATGTATCTTGACAATGGAGCTTATGGAATAAATAACGGAATTATCCGTTCAAATGGAACAGGATTGAGAAGACTTGTAGGAATGGTAGTTAAAAACGGTTCAACAATTGAAAATAATGGGATTATTCAGATTGATGCGATAGATGCGGTAGGATTGCTTGCTAAAGGAAATTCGGCAGGTAAAAATGTGGGAATAATTAAGAACTATGGAACATTGAATATAACAGGAAGCGGATCAGAAAATTCAGTAGTTCCAGCTGAAGGTCAAGATTTGGCTAAAGATATGGGAGGTGTAAAAATACATGCACCAGCGGGATCTCAAACAGCCACAATAACTGTAAACGGAGTTCCAGTAATACCAGAACTAGCTTCAACAACAGCCAAAGAATTTAAGCCGATGGAAGTTTCAACAATTGGAATGTACATCGATACTTCAAATAAACGGTTTACAGTGCCTGTAACAGGATTAACTCAATTAAGCACATTAAAACAAGCCGATTTAATTATAGGAAATGAAGCCGCTCAAAATACAACTGGAAAATACATTCAAGTAAGCAAAAAAATACTTGCACCATACAATCAAATGATTTTAAATAATCCACAAATTGAAAAATGGAGCATTTATTCAGGTTCACTAACTTGGATGGCAAGTGTTGCACAAAATCAGACAGATGGAACAATAGAAAATGCCTATATGGCAAAAATTCCATATACAGAATGGGCAGGAACAGACAAATCGCCAGTAAATAAAACAGATTCATATAATTTTGCAGATGGATTAGAACAAAGATATGGCATAGAAGCACTTGGAAGCAGAGAAAATCAATTATTTCAAAAATTAAATGGAATTGGAAATAATGAAGAAGTATTATTATATCAAGCGATGGATGAAATGATGGGACACCAATATGGAAATATTCAGCAAAGAATCAATGCAACTGGAAACACTTTAGACAAAGAATTTAATCATTTACAGAAAAATTGGCAAAATCCATCTAAACAAAACAATAAAATCAAAGTATTCGGAATGAGAGATCAATATAAAACTGATACAGCAGGAATCATCGATTATACAAACAATGCTTACGGAGTGGCTTATGTTCACGAAAATGAAACAGTTAAATTAGGAAATTCAAGCGGATGGTATGCTGGAGCTGTAACAAATAGATTCAAATTCAAGGACATCGGACATTCAAGTGAAGATCAGACAATGCTTAAAGCCGGAGTATTTAAGACAATGTCGCCTAAGAAGGACTACAATGGAGCATTGCAATGGACAATCGGCGGAGATGTTTTTGCAGGAATTAACAATATGAAACGTAAATTTTTAGTTGTTGATGATGTATTTGAAGCCAAGTCAAATTATAATTCCTACGGTGCTGTACTGAAAACAGATTTGGGATATGACATAAGAATGAGTGAGAGAACACATTTAAGACCTTATGGAATGCTAAAAATGGAATATGGAAGATTTAACAGCATAAAGGAAGATTCAGGACAAATGAGACTGGAAGTTAAAGGTAACGACTATTTCTCTGTTAAGCCTGAAGCTGGAGTAGAGTTTAAATATGTACAGCCATTGGCAGTAAGAACTAATTTGACAGTTGGATTGACAGCCGCTTATGAAAATGAGCTTGGAAAAATTGGAGATGTCAATAATGAAGCTAGAGTTAGATATACGAATGCTGACTGGTTTGGAATTAGAGGGGAAAAGGAAGATAGAAGAGGTAATGGTAAATTTGATCTAAATATTGGAGTTGACAATACTCGATTTGGTGTTACGGTGAATGCTGGGTATGATACTAAAGGAAGTAATGTTCGTGGAGGTATTGGATTTAGAGCAATTTACTAA
- a CDS encoding M18 family aminopeptidase has translation MIHNTKELVDIQEKFLDMEVKSFGREVIEFIDESASAFHVVKNCSDILEENNFLRLMPQEKWKLKKGGKYFFKKSSSTIIAFTVGENIDIKKGFKIFAAHTDSPCFKIKPNPEMITENILRLNTEVYGGPILNTWFDRPLSVAGRIIVKGKNIFSPKTIKVKIDKPIMTIPNLAIHQNREVNNGVRIDRQNDVLPVISLINKKFEKEEFLTKLILENVDIKREDILDFDLYVYCWEKGCLLGANEEMISSPKIDNLASVYTGLLGLFEASKNEDKINLFVAFDNEEIGSATKQGADSNYLLNTLERIALTLGFNRLEFLQMVENSFMLSADAAHAAHPAHISKTDPTNRGKMNEGLSLKISAKQRYTSDAYSISVIKQLIEGTDIKIQSFVNESNEPGGSTIGPISATHLGIDSVDVGVPMLAMHSAREMCGVYDIFFLKELAKEFFSKG, from the coding sequence GTGATACATAATACGAAAGAATTGGTTGATATTCAAGAAAAATTTTTGGATATGGAAGTAAAAAGTTTTGGAAGAGAAGTTATTGAATTTATTGATGAAAGTGCAAGTGCATTTCATGTTGTAAAAAATTGCTCTGATATTTTGGAAGAAAATAATTTTTTGAGACTTATGCCACAAGAAAAGTGGAAATTGAAAAAAGGTGGAAAATATTTTTTTAAAAAGTCAAGTTCTACGATAATAGCATTTACAGTGGGAGAAAACATTGATATAAAAAAAGGATTTAAAATATTTGCGGCACATACAGATTCTCCTTGTTTTAAAATTAAACCAAATCCTGAAATGATAACAGAAAATATATTGAGATTAAATACAGAAGTTTATGGAGGTCCAATTTTAAACACTTGGTTTGACAGACCTTTATCCGTTGCGGGAAGAATTATTGTAAAAGGGAAAAATATATTTTCGCCAAAAACTATAAAAGTGAAAATAGACAAACCCATTATGACGATACCAAATTTGGCAATTCATCAAAATAGAGAAGTTAATAATGGAGTAAGAATAGACAGACAAAATGATGTCTTACCAGTGATTTCCCTTATAAACAAAAAATTTGAAAAAGAAGAATTTCTTACAAAATTAATTTTAGAAAATGTTGATATAAAAAGAGAAGATATTCTTGATTTTGACTTATATGTCTATTGTTGGGAAAAAGGTTGTCTTTTGGGTGCAAATGAAGAAATGATTTCTTCACCTAAAATCGACAATTTGGCTTCAGTTTATACGGGACTGCTTGGACTTTTTGAAGCCAGTAAAAATGAGGATAAAATTAATCTATTTGTTGCATTTGACAATGAAGAAATCGGAAGTGCAACAAAACAGGGAGCTGACTCTAATTATTTACTAAACACATTGGAGAGAATCGCTTTGACATTGGGATTTAACAGACTTGAGTTTTTACAGATGGTTGAAAATTCTTTTATGCTTTCAGCTGATGCCGCACACGCTGCACATCCTGCACATATTTCTAAAACAGACCCAACAAATCGTGGAAAAATGAACGAAGGTTTATCTTTGAAAATAAGTGCAAAACAGAGATATACATCGGATGCCTATTCAATTTCTGTAATCAAGCAATTAATTGAAGGAACAGATATAAAAATTCAGAGTTTTGTAAATGAATCAAATGAACCTGGTGGCTCGACAATTGGTCCAATTTCTGCAACTCACTTGGGAATAGATTCAGTAGATGTCGGAGTTCCTATGCTTGCTATGCATTCAGCAAGAGAAATGTGCGGAGTTTATGATATTTTTTTTCTAAAGGAATTGGCAAAAGAATTTTTTTCTAAGGGATAA
- a CDS encoding autotransporter outer membrane beta-barrel domain-containing protein yields the protein MRQATIIQVKPSLSQATAVGMYIDTSGINYTNPIQGLNNLSGLTDVELIFGAEATKYTNAKAIKIGDNILNPYNSALASIISPGGTTLEAFSANLTWMVQPVKSATTGLLDTAYLIKVPYTGFAQAVDEMKGHQYANIQHRINGTGNLLDKEFKYLHNEWRNPSKQNNKIKVFGMKDEYKTGTAGIIDYTSDAYGVACVHEDETFELGNSSGWYAGAIHNRFKFKDLGKSNENQTMLKTGVFKTMSPYADHNGSLRWTVAGDVFVGVNEMKRKFFVVDDVFNTKSDYYSYGAALKTDLGYDIRMSERTHLRPYGALKMEYGRFSNIKENEGQIRLEVDKNDYFSVKPEAGIEFKYIQPLAVRTQLSVGLTAGENLRGGLGFRLIY from the coding sequence ATGCGACAAGCTACGATTATTCAAGTTAAACCATCGCTGTCACAAGCAACAGCTGTCGGAATGTATATCGATACATCTGGAATAAATTACACAAATCCTATTCAAGGTCTTAATAATTTATCGGGACTTACTGATGTTGAATTAATTTTTGGAGCAGAAGCCACAAAATATACTAATGCAAAAGCTATAAAAATTGGGGATAATATATTAAATCCATATAACAGTGCATTAGCAAGTATTATAAGTCCAGGTGGAACTACTTTAGAAGCATTTTCTGCAAACTTGACTTGGATGGTGCAGCCTGTAAAATCTGCAACGACTGGATTGCTTGACACAGCTTATTTGATAAAAGTGCCGTACACAGGATTTGCTCAAGCAGTCGATGAAATGAAAGGTCATCAATATGCAAATATTCAACATAGAATTAATGGCACAGGAAATTTACTTGACAAAGAGTTTAAATATTTGCACAATGAATGGAGAAATCCTTCTAAACAAAATAACAAAATTAAAGTTTTTGGAATGAAAGACGAATATAAAACTGGAACTGCGGGAATTATTGATTATACAAGTGATGCTTACGGAGTAGCTTGTGTTCACGAAGATGAAACATTTGAGTTAGGAAATTCGTCTGGATGGTATGCTGGAGCTATTCACAACAGATTTAAGTTTAAAGATCTTGGAAAATCGAATGAAAACCAAACAATGTTAAAAACAGGTGTTTTTAAAACAATGTCACCATATGCGGATCACAATGGTTCACTTAGGTGGACAGTTGCTGGAGATGTGTTTGTCGGAGTAAATGAGATGAAGCGTAAATTCTTCGTAGTTGACGATGTATTTAATACAAAATCTGATTATTATTCATATGGAGCAGCATTAAAAACTGACTTAGGTTATGACATAAGAATGAGTGAGAGAACTCACTTGCGACCTTATGGAGCATTAAAAATGGAATATGGAAGATTTTCTAACATAAAAGAAAATGAAGGGCAAATTCGATTGGAAGTGGATAAAAACGACTATTTCTCAGTAAAGCCAGAAGCTGGAATAGAATTTAAATACATTCAACCACTAGCTGTGAGAACTCAGTTGTCAGTTGGACTTACAGCAGGAGAAAATTTAAGAGGAGGACTTGGATTTAGATTAATTTACTAA